One genomic segment of Ferroacidibacillus organovorans includes these proteins:
- the purD gene encoding phosphoribosylamine--glycine ligase — MKVLVIGSGGREHAIVRKIARDRSVPKKSLQGETVNAALTLYAAPGNPGIAEYATCVPLAVDDVDGITAWVVQNAIDFTIVGPEVPLALGLADRLRALGRRVFGPGQAGAQLESSKAYAKGIMERAGIPTPRYHVVTSYEEGMAVLAREGAPIVVKADGLAAGKGVTVAQTEEEAERALHAAFLERAFGDAGGTVVLEQFLVGVEVSALAFVDESGFRAMPLIQDHKAVNDGDRGPNTGGMGTVSPVAIASDALSATIEKEIFAKIHKQLAAEGISYQGVLFAGLMVVAQTPYVIEFNARFGDPETQVALELLQDDLLTVMEAVTENRVAEHPLGFASDAVVCVVATAQGYPGAYRKGDLIEGLADMEAAGAYVLHAGTALADDGSVRTNGGRVLNVVGRGLTLLDARAIAYGGMERVSFSGKHVRTDLGLRR; from the coding sequence ATGAAGGTATTGGTTATCGGGAGTGGCGGGCGCGAACATGCGATCGTTCGCAAAATTGCGCGTGATCGTAGTGTGCCAAAGAAGAGCCTGCAGGGAGAGACGGTCAATGCAGCGCTTACGCTGTATGCAGCGCCTGGCAACCCTGGGATTGCCGAGTATGCGACGTGTGTACCGCTTGCCGTCGATGATGTGGATGGCATCACGGCGTGGGTCGTTCAAAACGCGATCGATTTTACGATCGTCGGACCTGAGGTTCCGCTTGCGCTTGGACTGGCTGATCGCCTGCGTGCGCTCGGGCGCCGGGTGTTTGGGCCGGGTCAGGCAGGTGCGCAACTTGAGAGCAGCAAGGCGTACGCAAAAGGGATCATGGAGCGAGCAGGCATCCCTACGCCGCGCTACCACGTGGTCACATCCTATGAAGAGGGGATGGCGGTGCTTGCGCGAGAAGGCGCGCCGATCGTTGTGAAGGCGGATGGTCTCGCAGCGGGCAAAGGCGTCACCGTGGCGCAGACAGAAGAAGAGGCAGAGCGAGCGCTTCACGCTGCGTTTCTTGAGCGCGCGTTTGGTGATGCGGGGGGCACGGTTGTGCTTGAGCAGTTTTTGGTCGGCGTTGAGGTGTCAGCGCTTGCCTTTGTGGATGAAAGCGGGTTTCGCGCGATGCCGCTGATTCAGGATCACAAGGCGGTGAATGACGGAGATCGCGGACCGAACACAGGCGGCATGGGAACGGTCTCGCCAGTTGCCATCGCAAGTGACGCGTTGTCGGCGACGATTGAAAAAGAGATTTTTGCAAAGATCCATAAACAGCTTGCGGCAGAAGGCATCTCGTATCAGGGGGTGCTGTTTGCAGGTTTGATGGTGGTCGCTCAGACGCCTTATGTGATTGAGTTCAACGCACGATTTGGCGACCCGGAGACACAGGTGGCGCTGGAGCTCCTTCAGGATGACCTGCTGACGGTGATGGAGGCTGTCACAGAAAACAGAGTGGCAGAGCATCCGCTGGGCTTTGCAAGCGATGCGGTGGTGTGCGTGGTCGCGACGGCGCAAGGGTATCCTGGAGCGTATCGCAAGGGAGACTTGATTGAGGGACTTGCCGACATGGAGGCGGCAGGCGCGTATGTGCTTCACGCCGGAACGGCGCTTGCCGACGATGGCTCTGTGCGGACAAACGGCGGACGTGTCCTCAATGTCGTCGGGCGTGGACTGACGCTTTTGGACGCCCGCGCGATTGCCTATGGCGGCATGGAGCGCGTCTCGTTTTCAGGCAAGCACGTGCGCACGGATCTGGGTTTGCGTCGATGA
- a CDS encoding NAD(P)H-dependent oxidoreductase: protein MQTVVVHASASGHTETLANAIAQGAHAAGSHVTVLPAEQCGPDHLVAADAMFWGTSSYFGGPNLKMVHLFERLGGIWMAGGLQGKVGGVFATTSTMHGGLETVLHTLIDAMMHHGMIVVPNTGAFTPERIRFGCPYGAAAVVETAVDLDMAVGQPTPGEMQIAYEYGQRVVAIATQMRSAQPPYTAR, encoded by the coding sequence ATGCAGACAGTGGTTGTTCACGCGAGCGCGTCTGGGCATACAGAGACGCTGGCAAATGCCATCGCGCAAGGCGCGCACGCGGCAGGGTCGCATGTAACTGTACTCCCGGCAGAGCAGTGTGGGCCGGATCATCTGGTAGCGGCGGACGCGATGTTTTGGGGAACTTCCAGCTATTTTGGCGGGCCGAATCTGAAGATGGTTCACCTGTTCGAGCGGCTTGGCGGAATCTGGATGGCGGGTGGTCTACAGGGCAAAGTGGGTGGGGTGTTTGCCACGACATCCACGATGCACGGAGGTCTAGAGACGGTGCTGCACACCTTGATCGACGCGATGATGCACCACGGCATGATCGTCGTCCCTAACACGGGGGCGTTTACGCCGGAGCGTATCCGTTTTGGGTGTCCATATGGCGCGGCGGCAGTGGTTGAGACAGCGGTGGATCTGGATATGGCGGTAGGTCAACCGACACCCGGAGAGATGCAGATCGCCTATGAGTACGGCCAGCGGGTCGTCGCGATTGCCACGCAGATGCGCAGTGCGCAGCCGCCATACACGGCACGCTGA
- the argC gene encoding N-acetyl-gamma-glutamyl-phosphate reductase, whose amino-acid sequence MRIAICGATGYSGIEAIRLLAPRTDVTIVGISSETQAGLMLEEAVPGFRGFAVGRLRLLSLRDAVTEAEVVILALPHGEAMRVAPELLAQGKSVIDLSGDHRLPRDAYESWYKAESLSDAYADAIYGLTEWNRAAIAKASLIANPGCYATCAELALLPLFERDVAESSQILIDAKSGVSGAGKKPTATTHYVEADENFFAYKLGRHQHTPEIEMTLREARRRQTGFDESVQVLLATHLLPIKRGILCTAYVKLKEEMSGEALRDLFCARYEGEPFVDVLPYGVSPQLKWVNGTNRVSIGVYLDPRTQTAVVLSALDNLIKGAAGQAIQNLNVMTGVNEQEGLWFVPAV is encoded by the coding sequence ATGCGTATCGCGATCTGTGGGGCAACCGGGTATAGCGGCATCGAAGCGATTCGCTTGTTGGCGCCGAGAACGGATGTAACGATTGTTGGGATTTCTTCGGAAACGCAGGCTGGACTCATGCTTGAAGAGGCAGTTCCGGGATTTCGCGGATTTGCCGTAGGACGTCTGCGTTTGCTTTCGCTGCGTGATGCGGTCACGGAGGCAGAGGTTGTGATTCTCGCGCTGCCGCATGGTGAAGCGATGCGCGTGGCGCCGGAACTTTTGGCGCAGGGGAAATCCGTGATCGACCTGAGTGGCGATCATCGACTGCCGCGTGACGCCTATGAATCCTGGTATAAAGCGGAATCGCTGAGTGACGCGTATGCCGATGCGATTTACGGGCTTACAGAGTGGAACCGCGCAGCCATTGCAAAAGCATCGCTCATCGCGAATCCAGGATGCTATGCAACGTGTGCAGAGCTTGCGCTTTTGCCCCTTTTTGAGCGCGATGTGGCGGAATCCTCGCAGATTCTTATTGATGCAAAATCGGGGGTCTCCGGCGCCGGAAAAAAACCGACGGCGACGACTCACTATGTAGAAGCAGATGAGAATTTTTTTGCGTATAAGCTAGGCCGGCACCAACACACGCCGGAGATTGAGATGACGCTTCGCGAGGCGAGACGAAGGCAGACGGGGTTCGATGAATCTGTGCAAGTGCTTCTCGCGACACACCTTTTGCCGATCAAACGAGGCATTCTTTGCACAGCGTATGTGAAATTGAAGGAAGAAATGTCAGGGGAAGCTCTACGCGATTTGTTTTGCGCGCGCTATGAAGGCGAGCCTTTTGTCGATGTGCTGCCGTACGGCGTATCGCCACAACTCAAGTGGGTAAACGGCACGAATCGCGTCAGCATCGGCGTGTATCTTGATCCGCGAACGCAGACGGCAGTCGTCCTAAGCGCGCTTGACAACCTCATCAAAGGTGCAGCGGGGCAGGCGATTCAAAATTTGAATGTGATGACAGGTGTAAACGAGCAAGAAGGGCTATGGTTTGTGCCAGCGGTCTGA
- the argB gene encoding acetylglutamate kinase has product MTMQKTMVIKHGGSVEAAGARLLKEVATWAQAMRVALVHGGGPAITEALKQSGVASTFLRGRRVTDERTLTVAEAVLAGTVNKRIVRALQAAGANAVGISGEDGGLLTAIPSVEEGLGFVGDVQRVNTKLLETLLQAGFLPVLAPLGLEENGQLRNVNADAAAAAVAGALRADWFIFTTDVAGVKESPDAEKPIPKLTIADAYALIETGVATGGMIPKLEAAVSALCQGAARVAICDGRTEGLLARLLSGEAIGTVLTA; this is encoded by the coding sequence ATGACGATGCAAAAGACGATGGTCATAAAACACGGAGGCAGTGTTGAAGCGGCAGGCGCACGCCTGCTCAAAGAGGTCGCCACGTGGGCGCAAGCCATGCGTGTCGCGCTGGTTCACGGGGGCGGTCCGGCCATCACGGAGGCGCTAAAGCAAAGCGGTGTGGCGTCGACCTTTTTGCGCGGCAGGCGCGTGACAGATGAGCGGACGCTCACGGTGGCCGAGGCGGTTTTGGCGGGAACGGTCAACAAGCGCATCGTGCGCGCGCTGCAAGCGGCAGGCGCAAACGCGGTTGGTATCTCTGGCGAAGACGGTGGCCTGCTGACAGCGATCCCAAGTGTCGAAGAGGGACTCGGCTTTGTGGGAGATGTGCAGCGCGTCAACACGAAACTACTTGAAACACTTTTGCAGGCGGGATTCCTGCCTGTGCTTGCGCCGCTTGGACTTGAGGAAAACGGACAGTTGAGGAATGTGAACGCGGATGCGGCGGCGGCGGCCGTTGCAGGGGCGCTTCGCGCAGACTGGTTTATTTTTACGACAGATGTGGCGGGTGTCAAAGAAAGTCCGGACGCAGAGAAACCGATCCCTAAACTCACGATCGCAGATGCCTATGCGTTGATTGAAACAGGCGTCGCGACAGGCGGAATGATTCCGAAACTTGAAGCTGCGGTGTCTGCGCTTTGCCAAGGTGCGGCGCGTGTGGCCATCTGCGACGGTCGAACGGAAGGGTTGCTTGCGCGTTTGCTCTCCGGAGAAGCGATTGGAACCGTACTGACGGCATGA
- a CDS encoding acetylornithine transaminase, which translates to MQETQAKTLPVQQTHAKHDDETAVMGTYARQPLTIVRGEGVHVYDDHGTRYLDFTSGIAVCGLGHCHPALVAAATHQIQTLWHMSNLYLTEPQAHLAARLAAAAGMDRVFFSNSGAEANEAAIKLARRYSKQAHGAHKGEILTFQNSFHGRTIATVTATAQPKYQEGFGPLPNGFKYVDSFTMKSVLERVTEKTCAIMIEPIQGEGGVRPVPVSFLNELRAFCDARGLLLIFDEVQTGVGRTGSWLAWQQVGVKPDIVTMAKSLAGGLPMGAMLATERVAAAFAPGTHGSTFGGNPVAASAALAVLDVVLEDGFLDTVTRRGQQLYSALCALAARRTEIVDVRGMGLMWGIEFATPIAGDLVAACRKRGLLVLTAGANTLRLLPPLIVSAADVERAVAMIAEALQEVEA; encoded by the coding sequence ATGCAAGAGACACAAGCGAAGACACTTCCGGTCCAACAAACACACGCGAAACATGACGATGAAACAGCGGTGATGGGCACGTATGCCCGCCAACCGCTTACGATCGTTCGCGGCGAAGGGGTGCACGTCTATGACGATCACGGTACGCGTTACCTCGATTTTACAAGCGGCATTGCGGTTTGCGGTTTAGGACACTGTCACCCGGCGCTCGTGGCGGCGGCAACACACCAGATCCAGACACTTTGGCACATGTCAAACCTCTATCTCACGGAGCCACAGGCGCACCTTGCCGCAAGACTTGCAGCGGCGGCGGGAATGGACCGCGTATTTTTTAGCAACTCAGGCGCTGAGGCCAATGAGGCGGCGATCAAACTCGCGCGCCGCTATAGCAAGCAAGCGCACGGCGCACACAAAGGCGAGATTTTGACGTTCCAGAACTCGTTTCACGGGCGCACAATCGCCACGGTCACGGCGACGGCGCAGCCGAAGTACCAAGAAGGGTTTGGACCGCTTCCAAACGGGTTTAAATACGTGGATTCTTTCACGATGAAATCGGTGCTTGAGCGTGTGACAGAAAAAACCTGCGCGATCATGATCGAACCAATTCAGGGTGAAGGCGGGGTTCGCCCGGTACCCGTTTCCTTTCTAAACGAGTTGCGCGCGTTTTGCGATGCGCGCGGATTGCTGCTCATCTTTGACGAGGTGCAAACAGGCGTCGGCCGTACAGGTTCGTGGCTGGCTTGGCAACAGGTTGGCGTCAAACCGGACATTGTCACGATGGCAAAGTCTTTGGCTGGCGGATTGCCGATGGGGGCAATGCTTGCGACAGAGCGCGTCGCGGCGGCTTTTGCGCCGGGTACGCACGGCTCAACGTTTGGCGGCAATCCTGTGGCTGCAAGCGCGGCGCTCGCCGTGCTTGACGTAGTGCTTGAAGACGGATTTTTGGATACGGTGACACGGCGCGGCCAGCAACTTTACAGCGCGCTTTGTGCACTGGCCGCGCGGCGCACAGAGATTGTCGATGTGCGCGGCATGGGGCTGATGTGGGGAATTGAGTTTGCGACACCGATTGCGGGGGATCTGGTCGCCGCCTGTCGCAAGCGCGGACTTCTTGTTCTTACGGCCGGGGCGAACACGCTTCGCTTATTGCCGCCTTTGATTGTGTCGGCAGCCGATGTGGAGCGCGCCGTCGCGATGATTGCTGAAGCACTTCAGGAGGTGGAGGCGTGA
- the argF gene encoding ornithine carbamoyltransferase has translation MAVLENNLKQPLYGRDFLDFSDYQTSEIELLLGIASDVKKERADGILTPYLQGKTLGMIFEKASTRTRVSFEVGMYELGGHALFLSNSATQIGRGEPLEDTAQVLSRYVSGLMVRTFAHETVKTLAAYATVPVINGLTDDHHPCQVLADLQTIQESKGALRGVTLAYVGDGNNMANSLLQAAALVGMNVRIASPAEFFPQEESVQFAKEQAKRWQSEVVVTTDPHAAVKDADVVYTDVWASMGQEQEAASRQIAFAPYQVNQELMASARRDAIFLHCLPAHRGEEVAKEVIDGSQSVIFDQAENRLHAQKAVLIALLGGMY, from the coding sequence ATGGCTGTGCTTGAAAACAATCTAAAACAACCGCTCTATGGACGGGATTTTCTCGACTTTAGCGATTATCAGACGAGTGAAATCGAGTTGCTTCTAGGGATTGCCAGTGACGTCAAAAAGGAGCGCGCGGACGGGATTCTCACGCCGTACCTGCAAGGAAAGACGCTCGGCATGATTTTTGAGAAGGCCTCGACGCGCACGCGCGTTTCGTTTGAGGTTGGAATGTATGAACTGGGTGGACACGCGCTATTCCTTTCTAACAGCGCGACACAGATCGGGCGCGGGGAACCGCTTGAAGACACGGCGCAGGTGCTGTCGCGCTATGTTTCAGGACTCATGGTGCGGACGTTTGCGCACGAGACGGTAAAGACCCTTGCGGCGTACGCAACGGTGCCTGTGATCAATGGCCTGACAGATGATCATCACCCGTGCCAGGTGCTCGCAGATCTGCAGACGATTCAGGAATCCAAAGGCGCACTTCGCGGCGTGACACTCGCCTATGTCGGCGACGGGAACAATATGGCAAACTCGCTGCTTCAGGCGGCGGCGCTGGTCGGGATGAATGTGCGCATCGCGAGTCCTGCAGAATTCTTCCCGCAAGAGGAGTCTGTGCAATTCGCAAAAGAACAGGCAAAGCGCTGGCAGTCTGAGGTTGTCGTAACCACAGACCCGCACGCTGCAGTCAAGGACGCGGATGTGGTATATACAGACGTGTGGGCAAGCATGGGCCAAGAGCAAGAGGCAGCGTCTCGGCAGATCGCCTTCGCACCGTATCAAGTCAATCAGGAACTGATGGCAAGCGCGCGACGCGATGCGATTTTCCTGCACTGTTTGCCGGCGCACCGCGGTGAAGAAGTTGCCAAAGAGGTCATTGATGGATCGCAATCGGTTATTTTTGATCAGGCGGAAAATCGCCTACACGCGCAAAAAGCGGTTTTGATTGCGCTGCTCGGCGGAATGTATTGA
- a CDS encoding argininosuccinate synthase, producing MMNKKIVLAYSGGLDTSVAIAWLRETYGYDVVAMSVDVGEGKDLAFVKEKAYTIGAVESHMIDARDKFAYEFILPSLMANALYEGVYPLSAALSRPLISELLVQVAKEAGAEAVAHGCTGKGNDQVRFDVSVAALSPELSVIAPVREWGWTRDDEIAFAKKHNIPIPITLDSPFSIDANLWGRSCEAGVLEDPFAEAPEEAFDWTTSPLEAPNEPEVVEIEFEAGVPVALNGVRMGLVQLIESLNQTAGRHGVGRIDHVENRLVGIKSREVYEAPAAITLIKAHQALEYLTLTREVAQAKPAMEQKFAEIVYNGLWFSPLKKAVDAFIRETQQTVTGTVRMKLYKGSATAVASASPYSLYQHNLATYAAGDQFDHKAAVGFISLFGLPTRLQATVTKGTQA from the coding sequence ATGATGAATAAGAAAATTGTGCTTGCGTATTCGGGTGGGCTTGATACATCTGTAGCAATCGCGTGGCTGCGCGAGACGTACGGTTATGATGTTGTGGCGATGTCGGTGGATGTCGGGGAAGGCAAGGATTTGGCGTTTGTGAAAGAAAAAGCGTACACGATCGGTGCAGTGGAATCGCACATGATCGATGCACGCGATAAATTTGCGTATGAGTTCATCCTGCCGAGCCTGATGGCAAACGCGCTTTATGAAGGGGTCTACCCGCTTTCAGCCGCGCTCTCGCGGCCGCTGATCTCCGAGCTTTTGGTGCAGGTCGCCAAAGAGGCGGGTGCGGAGGCGGTGGCGCATGGCTGCACGGGCAAAGGAAACGATCAGGTGCGCTTTGACGTGTCTGTCGCCGCGCTCTCACCAGAGCTCTCTGTGATCGCGCCTGTGCGCGAGTGGGGCTGGACACGCGATGACGAGATCGCATTCGCAAAAAAACACAACATCCCCATCCCGATTACGCTTGACAGCCCGTTTAGCATTGACGCGAACCTGTGGGGACGGAGTTGTGAGGCAGGCGTACTCGAAGATCCGTTTGCGGAAGCGCCGGAAGAGGCGTTTGACTGGACGACAAGTCCACTAGAGGCGCCCAATGAGCCAGAAGTCGTAGAGATTGAGTTTGAAGCGGGCGTGCCGGTTGCGTTAAACGGTGTTCGCATGGGCCTCGTCCAGTTGATCGAGTCGCTCAATCAGACGGCGGGACGGCATGGCGTTGGTCGGATCGACCATGTGGAAAATCGACTGGTCGGGATCAAATCGCGGGAAGTGTATGAGGCGCCTGCGGCCATCACCCTGATCAAGGCGCACCAGGCTTTGGAGTACTTGACGCTCACGCGCGAAGTGGCGCAGGCAAAACCGGCGATGGAACAGAAGTTTGCGGAGATTGTGTACAACGGGTTGTGGTTCTCGCCGCTGAAAAAAGCGGTCGACGCATTTATTCGCGAGACACAGCAGACGGTGACTGGAACAGTTCGCATGAAACTGTACAAAGGTTCCGCCACGGCGGTCGCCTCTGCATCACCTTACTCGCTGTATCAGCACAATCTGGCGACATATGCGGCGGGGGATCAGTTTGATCACAAGGCGGCGGTCGGTTTTATCTCGTTGTTCGGTCTTCCAACACGTCTGCAGGCGACTGTGACGAAAGGAACGCAGGCATGA
- the argH gene encoding argininosuccinate lyase: MSGERESSNVMWGGRFQKPPHVAVQALNASIHFDKRLAFVDIAGSIAHARMLFRQGIIAQDDAERIIAGLQSVRTEIERGEMVFREDLEDVHMNIEHRLTELIGEAGGRLHTGRSRNDQVALDMHLYLREQVDAIHEEIRVFERVLIDVAEANLDVIIPGYTHLQRAQPVLFAHHLLAYVWMFERDCERLRDARKRIDALPLGAGALAGTTFPIDRAAVAEELGFDRIYENSMDAVSDRDYILETLSTLSLFMVHLSRLSEELILWNSTEFGFIELDDAFTTGSSIMPQKKNPDVAELARGKAGRVFGHLTGLLTVCKGLPLAYNKDLQEDKEGVFDAIDTVHLLLAVFPAMISTMGIKRERIKRALDGDFSAATDMADYLVRKGLPFRQAHEVVGRIVSVSIREGRALTDWSIDALRGESALFDDDVLAKLTPEAVVNARMSHGGTARERVLEQLATARARIGH; this comes from the coding sequence ATGAGTGGAGAGCGCGAATCGAGCAATGTGATGTGGGGCGGCCGCTTTCAAAAGCCGCCACACGTTGCGGTGCAGGCGCTAAACGCGTCGATCCATTTTGACAAGCGACTGGCGTTTGTCGATATCGCGGGCAGTATCGCGCACGCGCGGATGCTTTTTCGCCAAGGAATCATCGCGCAGGATGACGCAGAGCGCATCATTGCGGGACTCCAATCGGTGCGCACTGAGATTGAACGCGGCGAAATGGTATTTCGTGAGGACCTGGAAGATGTTCACATGAACATCGAACACCGCTTGACAGAGTTGATCGGCGAGGCGGGTGGACGTCTTCACACGGGGCGTTCGCGAAACGATCAAGTGGCCTTGGACATGCATCTGTACCTGCGCGAGCAGGTTGATGCGATTCATGAGGAGATTCGCGTCTTCGAGCGTGTGCTGATTGATGTCGCGGAGGCGAACCTTGATGTGATTATCCCGGGTTACACGCATTTGCAGCGCGCACAGCCGGTGCTTTTTGCACATCACTTGCTTGCGTATGTGTGGATGTTTGAGCGCGACTGTGAGCGTTTGCGCGACGCGCGCAAGCGCATCGACGCGCTGCCGCTTGGCGCCGGCGCGCTCGCCGGAACGACATTTCCAATTGATCGCGCGGCGGTGGCGGAAGAACTCGGGTTTGACCGCATCTATGAAAACAGCATGGATGCGGTGAGCGATCGCGACTATATTCTGGAGACACTCTCTACGCTCTCTCTTTTTATGGTGCATTTGTCGCGCCTGTCAGAAGAGCTGATTCTGTGGAATTCGACAGAGTTTGGGTTTATTGAACTGGATGACGCCTTTACGACAGGTTCATCGATCATGCCACAAAAGAAAAATCCGGACGTGGCGGAACTCGCGCGCGGCAAGGCGGGGCGTGTGTTCGGTCATTTGACGGGGCTCTTGACGGTGTGCAAAGGGTTGCCGCTTGCCTATAACAAGGACCTTCAGGAAGATAAGGAGGGCGTGTTTGATGCAATTGACACAGTGCATCTGTTGCTTGCGGTATTTCCTGCAATGATCTCGACGATGGGGATCAAACGTGAGCGCATCAAGCGCGCGCTTGACGGGGACTTTAGCGCGGCAACCGATATGGCAGATTATCTCGTGCGCAAAGGGTTGCCGTTTCGCCAGGCGCACGAAGTGGTTGGACGCATCGTGAGTGTCAGCATTCGCGAGGGGCGCGCGTTGACGGACTGGTCGATTGATGCGTTGCGAGGGGAATCCGCACTCTTTGACGACGATGTGCTCGCAAAGCTTACCCCGGAGGCAGTCGTGAATGCGCGCATGTCGCACGGAGGAACGGCGCGGGAGCGAGTGCTTGAACAACTGGCGACAGCGCGCGCGCGCATAGGGCATTAA
- the hemG gene encoding protoporphyrinogen oxidase: protein MRRPRIAIIGGGITGLTAAYHLRTWSKDNGIPIECTLYEASSRLGGKILTMQDRDFTTEQGPDSIFTMKKDGVDLLTDLGMADQIIHAKTGKTALLRNRTLYPMPRDLHAGIPAKWSSMALSPLLSLRGKLRALGDLVLPRSSETSVQTQSLGRLLRNRFGNEVVDQIAAPLLAGIHAADIDRMSIGDAAPAIAQLTQNHRSLLLGAKKSKKRGRHIPSAHTSSPFISLQGGLSALVEELFTKSQDVVQYKMDTVIANLRRESNGRYTFVCQTGDTSAQMEVDAVILATPAYATAAIVETFTGLSDLLRSIRYASTATVILGFPADTFPGSNDMTGFLVPRSERLSITACTIVSAKWPTFTNRKTVLVRCYVGRDGEEDLLTKKDEEIVQNVVDDLCAIWNVKLAPSFRKLTRWPVSMPQYDVGHAKRVARVEQLLNAFPGIVLAGSAYRGMGIPDCIKDGKRAAQHIIHHVTQME from the coding sequence ATGAGACGGCCGCGCATTGCAATCATCGGCGGCGGCATCACAGGACTTACCGCCGCCTATCATTTGCGAACATGGAGTAAAGATAATGGCATCCCCATCGAGTGTACCCTCTATGAGGCTTCCTCTCGACTGGGCGGCAAAATTCTAACCATGCAAGACCGTGATTTCACGACAGAACAGGGACCTGATTCGATTTTCACGATGAAAAAAGACGGCGTCGATCTCCTGACGGATTTGGGGATGGCTGATCAAATCATCCATGCGAAAACAGGAAAAACAGCTCTCTTGCGAAACCGCACACTCTATCCCATGCCGCGCGATCTGCACGCGGGAATCCCTGCGAAGTGGTCGTCGATGGCTCTTTCACCTCTTTTGAGTCTACGCGGAAAATTACGTGCTCTTGGCGATTTGGTCTTGCCAAGATCCTCCGAAACGTCTGTTCAGACTCAGTCTCTGGGACGTTTATTGCGCAATCGATTTGGCAACGAGGTTGTCGATCAAATCGCCGCCCCCCTGCTCGCTGGCATCCACGCAGCCGATATTGATCGCATGAGCATTGGGGATGCCGCGCCTGCGATTGCGCAACTGACGCAAAACCACCGCAGCCTCTTACTTGGAGCAAAAAAAAGCAAAAAACGAGGACGTCACATTCCCTCTGCGCACACGTCTTCCCCGTTTATCAGCCTTCAGGGCGGATTGTCAGCGCTTGTGGAAGAACTATTCACAAAGTCCCAGGACGTAGTGCAATATAAAATGGATACGGTCATTGCGAATCTCCGGAGAGAGTCGAATGGCCGTTACACTTTTGTCTGCCAAACCGGTGACACATCTGCGCAAATGGAAGTGGATGCAGTGATCCTTGCGACACCTGCTTACGCGACAGCCGCGATCGTAGAGACATTCACGGGCTTAAGCGACCTGCTTCGCTCCATTCGCTATGCTTCAACGGCGACGGTCATTCTCGGATTCCCGGCAGACACTTTTCCCGGATCAAACGATATGACAGGATTTCTGGTCCCCCGAAGCGAGAGGCTATCCATCACTGCATGCACGATCGTATCTGCAAAATGGCCGACGTTCACCAATCGCAAAACCGTGCTTGTACGCTGCTATGTAGGGAGGGATGGGGAGGAGGATCTTTTAACGAAAAAAGATGAGGAAATCGTGCAAAACGTGGTGGATGACCTTTGCGCGATATGGAATGTAAAGCTCGCCCCTTCGTTTCGCAAGCTTACACGCTGGCCCGTCTCCATGCCGCAGTACGACGTGGGGCACGCAAAACGCGTAGCGCGCGTTGAGCAATTGCTAAACGCCTTTCCAGGAATCGTGCTTGCGGGGTCCGCCTATCGCGGAATGGGAATCCCCGACTGCATCAAAGACGGCAAGCGGGCTGCACAGCACATTATCCATCACGTCACGCAGATGGAATAA